A portion of the Nitratidesulfovibrio termitidis HI1 genome contains these proteins:
- a CDS encoding FkbM family methyltransferase, which produces MGDIYELFWGEKSDGVFVEVGAFDGEYASNTSCLADIGWKGLYIEPIASHFEECVARHAKNASTKVIHTGIASISGDKEIHSLGPLSTLDKCSYENLNNMEWSKKYASCKDTEVVSLMRLEDVLVKENIVPGFDLLVVDVEGYEVDVFKSFSLNEWKPSMMIVELHDVSPNYKQLHNDLRELYSSILACDYVVIYKDFTNTIFVKSSMYK; this is translated from the coding sequence TTGGGTGATATTTATGAGCTTTTTTGGGGAGAGAAGAGTGACGGCGTTTTTGTGGAGGTAGGTGCATTCGATGGGGAGTATGCAAGCAATACCTCTTGTCTTGCTGACATTGGGTGGAAGGGGCTTTACATTGAGCCGATTGCTTCACATTTTGAAGAGTGCGTTGCGCGACATGCTAAGAATGCAAGTACAAAGGTTATCCATACGGGCATAGCATCAATCTCTGGAGATAAAGAAATTCATTCCCTTGGTCCTTTGTCTACACTCGATAAATGCAGTTATGAAAATCTGAACAATATGGAATGGTCCAAAAAATATGCATCATGTAAAGATACTGAAGTTGTCTCTTTGATGCGACTTGAAGATGTTTTAGTTAAGGAAAATATTGTTCCAGGGTTCGATCTGCTGGTTGTTGATGTAGAAGGGTATGAAGTAGATGTTTTTAAAAGTTTTTCCTTGAATGAATGGAAGCCTTCAATGATGATTGTTGAGCTTCACGATGTTTCACCAAATTACAAGCAGCTTCATAATGATTTAAGAGAATTGTATAGTTCGATTCTTGCGTGCGATTATGTTGTTATCTATAAAGATTTTACAAATACAATTTTTGTTAAGTCTAGTATGTATAAATAA
- a CDS encoding class I SAM-dependent methyltransferase, with amino-acid sequence MLKLLQRLYPSLLSDIPVRAIVLSKVVLGLGVRVERMAEVGVWRGHSSAGFLRLLSTVKECFLIDSWAAYDGYISSGDSKVNSNLSVDKKICEDRVSFFGGKVEVCHGFSEDVADRIPDKSLDFVFIDANHSYEYVKRDILIWKRKVRLGGVLAGHDIDAPAFPGVRRAVEESIAGKINTGDDAVWWTVVA; translated from the coding sequence ATGCTGAAGTTGCTGCAAAGATTATATCCCTCTTTGCTAAGCGACATTCCCGTTCGAGCTATCGTCTTGTCTAAGGTGGTGTTAGGACTCGGCGTGCGAGTGGAGAGGATGGCAGAAGTTGGAGTCTGGCGTGGGCATAGCAGCGCCGGTTTTTTGCGACTTTTGTCTACAGTCAAAGAGTGCTTTTTAATTGATTCGTGGGCGGCGTACGATGGTTACATTTCGTCTGGTGACAGTAAAGTAAACTCCAATCTCTCTGTCGATAAAAAAATCTGTGAGGATCGTGTTTCATTTTTTGGCGGTAAGGTTGAAGTTTGCCACGGATTTTCCGAGGATGTTGCCGACAGAATTCCTGATAAGTCTTTGGATTTTGTTTTTATAGATGCAAATCATAGCTATGAGTATGTTAAGCGTGATATTCTAATATGGAAGCGAAAGGTACGGCTTGGAGGTGTTTTGGCGGGGCATGATATAGATGCCCCTGCATTCCCTGGTGTTAGGAGAGCGGTTGAAGAGAGTATAGCTGGTAAAATCAATACTGGTGATGATGCTGTTTGGTGGACTGTTGTTGCCTGA
- the gmd gene encoding GDP-mannose 4,6-dehydratase yields MKKALITGITGQDGAYLARFLLDKGYEVHGIKRRSSLFNTQRVDAIYQGVHVKGKRFFLHYGDLTDSTNIIRLVQKVQPDEIYNLGAQSHVQVSFEAPEYTADVDALGTLRVLEAVRLLGLERKTRIYQASTSELFGLVQEVPQKETTPFYPRSPYACAKLYGYWITVNYREAYGMYACNGILFNHESPLRGETFVTRKVTRALPRIILGMDDCLYMGNVNALRDWGHARDYVRMMWLMLQQDAPEDFVIASGEQHSVREFIDEASRSLGLALSWEGAGVEEVARVASFDKAVLMALLDRQMQGEASSTKDAFMVETLAAMERNPLLKPGSVVVRIDPRYFRPTEVETLLGDASMAREKLGWEPRTTFGELVEEMVEEDFAAARRDSLCIQAGFDVHEVRE; encoded by the coding sequence ATGAAAAAAGCGTTGATCACCGGGATAACAGGTCAGGATGGCGCATATCTTGCGCGCTTTTTGCTCGACAAGGGATATGAGGTCCATGGCATCAAACGCCGTTCGTCCCTGTTCAATACCCAGCGTGTAGATGCCATCTATCAGGGTGTGCACGTCAAGGGTAAGCGGTTCTTCCTGCATTACGGCGATCTTACGGATAGTACCAACATCATCCGGCTTGTTCAGAAGGTTCAGCCTGACGAGATATACAATCTCGGTGCCCAGAGCCATGTGCAGGTTTCCTTCGAAGCCCCGGAATACACCGCCGATGTCGATGCGCTGGGTACGCTCCGGGTGCTGGAAGCCGTTCGTCTTCTGGGTCTGGAAAGGAAAACCCGCATCTATCAGGCCTCCACGTCCGAATTGTTCGGCCTGGTTCAAGAAGTGCCCCAAAAGGAAACCACGCCGTTTTACCCCCGTTCTCCGTATGCCTGCGCCAAGCTGTACGGATACTGGATTACCGTGAACTACCGCGAGGCGTACGGCATGTACGCCTGCAACGGCATCCTGTTCAACCACGAGTCGCCGTTGCGGGGTGAAACCTTTGTCACCCGCAAGGTGACGCGCGCCCTGCCGCGAATCATTCTGGGCATGGACGACTGCCTGTACATGGGGAACGTCAATGCCCTGCGCGACTGGGGACATGCCCGTGACTACGTGCGGATGATGTGGCTGATGCTTCAGCAGGATGCGCCGGAGGATTTCGTCATCGCTTCGGGCGAACAGCATTCCGTGCGTGAATTCATTGATGAAGCGTCCCGCAGTCTCGGTCTCGCGCTGTCCTGGGAGGGAGCCGGGGTTGAAGAGGTGGCCAGGGTGGCCTCTTTCGACAAGGCCGTTCTGATGGCCCTGCTCGACAGGCAGATGCAGGGCGAGGCTTCGTCCACCAAGGATGCGTTCATGGTGGAAACGCTGGCGGCCATGGAACGCAATCCGTTGCTGAAGCCGGGCAGCGTCGTCGTGCGCATTGATCCGCGCTATTTTCGTCCCACGGAAGTGGAGACGCTGCTCGGCGACGCCTCCATGGCCCGGGAGAAGCTGGGCTGGGAACCGCGCACCACGTTCGGTGAACTTGTCGAGGAAATGGTGGAAGAGGACTTCGCTGCGGCTCGGCGTGACAGCCTGTGCATCCAGGCGGGGTTCGATGTACACGAGGTGCGTGAATGA
- a CDS encoding glycosyltransferase has product MTLPAVTVLMSVYNGDAWLCEAVESILGQTFTGFEFFIIDDASTDASFEILARYADRDSRIRLFRNEASLGLAASLNECLPLVQTPYIARMDADDIALPSRFARQLHFLERHQEISVCGAWIECFGVSVGIGRRPVEHGAITASLLFFNPIAHPTVMARTAALQRVQYDPAFARAQDYELWSRMILDHGLRFHNLPVVLLRYRTHPSDYFLPWHVEILRRNVQRLGIKPSDRELRLHEALSLGRYAEAMRESRLEDVVNWLNTLFAASVATSLVATRMFEPVLQYSFLQCLSYAPLKVIWRVMPFVRFVSQSRMRFWGRMARCVLKKTLCHD; this is encoded by the coding sequence ATGACATTGCCTGCTGTTACTGTGCTGATGTCTGTCTATAATGGTGACGCTTGGCTGTGTGAAGCGGTAGAGAGCATCTTGGGGCAGACGTTCACGGGTTTTGAATTTTTCATCATTGATGACGCATCCACTGACGCCTCTTTCGAAATTTTAGCTAGATATGCTGATAGGGACAGCCGTATCCGGCTGTTTCGCAATGAAGCGAGTCTCGGGCTGGCTGCGAGCTTGAATGAATGTCTGCCCTTAGTGCAAACGCCCTATATTGCCCGTATGGATGCGGACGATATCGCCCTGCCGAGTCGGTTTGCGAGGCAGTTGCATTTTTTGGAACGCCATCAAGAAATTTCTGTTTGCGGCGCGTGGATCGAGTGTTTCGGTGTAAGTGTCGGCATCGGACGGAGACCGGTTGAGCATGGAGCCATCACCGCCAGCCTGTTGTTTTTTAATCCGATAGCCCACCCCACGGTTATGGCGCGTACCGCGGCACTGCAACGCGTTCAGTACGACCCGGCCTTCGCACGGGCCCAAGATTACGAACTCTGGTCTCGCATGATTCTTGATCACGGTCTCCGGTTTCACAATTTGCCGGTGGTACTACTGCGGTACAGGACGCATCCCTCTGATTATTTTCTGCCTTGGCACGTGGAAATTCTACGGCGTAATGTTCAGCGACTTGGAATTAAACCTTCCGACAGGGAGCTGAGACTGCATGAGGCACTGTCTCTGGGCAGGTACGCAGAAGCGATGCGCGAATCAAGGCTGGAGGATGTTGTTAATTGGTTGAACACTTTGTTCGCAGCCAGCGTGGCTACGAGCCTTGTTGCGACAAGGATGTTTGAGCCAGTGTTGCAATACTCATTTTTACAGTGCCTGTCATACGCGCCATTGAAGGTTATTTGGCGGGTCATGCCTTTTGTGCGGTTTGTTTCGCAAAGCAGGATGAGGTTTTGGGGGCGCATGGCTCGGTGTGTTTTGAAAAAAACTTTGTGTCATGACTAG
- the fcl gene encoding GDP-L-fucose synthase, translating into MQPASRIYVAGHRGLVGSAIVRALQAQGFNDLVLRTHAELDLCDQHAVAGFFAAEKPEYVFLAAAKVGGIHANDTYPADFIRDNLLIQTNIIDAAYRNGCRKLLFLGSSCIYPKLCPQPIKEEYLLTGPLEPTNEWYAIAKIAGIKMCQAYRRQYGFDAISAMPTNLYGPGDNYHPENSHVIPALIRRFHEAKEKGLPEVAIWGTGTARREFLYVDDLADALILMMQKYSAAGHINVGCGEDVTVLGLAKLVARAVGYTGAIETDPTKPDGTPQKLLDVSRLNGMGWQARTGMGEGLAKAYACFCGQIGAGA; encoded by the coding sequence ATGCAGCCCGCCAGCCGCATCTATGTGGCTGGCCATCGGGGCTTGGTCGGCAGTGCCATTGTTCGCGCCTTGCAGGCGCAAGGATTCAATGACCTCGTTCTCCGCACGCACGCCGAACTGGACCTCTGCGACCAGCATGCGGTTGCCGGATTTTTCGCGGCGGAAAAGCCGGAATACGTGTTTCTGGCGGCCGCCAAGGTGGGCGGCATTCATGCCAACGACACCTATCCCGCAGACTTCATCCGCGACAACCTGCTTATTCAGACGAACATCATTGACGCCGCATATCGCAACGGCTGCAGGAAACTGCTGTTTCTGGGATCCTCCTGCATCTATCCCAAGCTGTGCCCGCAGCCCATCAAGGAAGAGTACCTTCTCACCGGTCCCCTGGAACCGACCAACGAGTGGTACGCCATTGCCAAAATCGCGGGCATCAAGATGTGCCAAGCCTACCGGCGTCAGTACGGGTTTGATGCCATTTCCGCCATGCCGACCAATCTGTACGGTCCGGGCGACAATTACCACCCGGAGAACAGCCATGTGATCCCGGCGTTGATCCGGCGTTTTCATGAAGCGAAGGAGAAGGGGCTGCCGGAAGTGGCCATCTGGGGTACGGGGACGGCACGACGAGAGTTTCTGTACGTGGATGATTTGGCGGATGCTCTCATTCTTATGATGCAAAAATATTCTGCAGCGGGACACATCAACGTGGGCTGCGGTGAAGACGTAACGGTTTTGGGTTTGGCGAAATTGGTGGCTAGGGCTGTGGGCTACACGGGTGCGATAGAAACCGATCCGACAAAACCCGATGGCACGCCCCAAAAGCTGTTGGACGTGAGCCGCCTGAACGGAATGGGCTGGCAGGCGCGGACAGGGATGGGAGAAGGTTTGGCGAAAGCATATGCGTGTTTTTGTGGCCAGATAGGGGCTGGAGCATGA
- a CDS encoding ABC transporter ATP-binding protein: MNGDTSLLQSLRALLCIVPKSEKKRFFSLLLLSALMALCELLIAGLVSLLAMVFGSPKTIHSYNPMLWIRQHANFTFWEDVRLFALAVLVFVFIAIALKNILLIIQQWNISSFSESIGKVAKERVFRFYLRAPYMWIMRTGVSDLRFGLHASNQLSLSVLAALQIFANVLLMGGLLAGLMAVSPVTSLMLLGVLGGGGAVIMKTIRVSLDRLSQASFGADSTVHKITHLALHGLKEMRLYGRDAELLASYENGLSAYRRAKVHAQTWQRVPVACLESLGVGSLLCVMLYLLFVQHLDIHRISGIVGFVAAAAWRGLPVASRLVDSIVVMRQGGPYLHAVAQLLELEKTMEPSLLYSQVADKSSVSYQSSIVFDKVTFQYPGATAPAIRDVSLVMPKGTTIGIVGVSGSGKSTLVNLLTGLLQPNSGSVRIDGVPLCRENFSTWLQYVGYVAQAPYIFDASLAENIGLVCWGEDVDRERVLECCRMASLDFVDDLEDGIDTILGDRGTRLSGGQAQRVAIARALYASPELIIFDEATSALDMKNEKAIIETILSLRSQVTMIIIAHRLTTVEGCDHVIWLDKGSVRAAGESVAVLAEYRESLHAAEQIEYCDR, translated from the coding sequence ATGAACGGAGATACTTCATTGCTACAATCTCTTCGTGCATTGCTGTGTATTGTGCCGAAATCAGAAAAAAAACGTTTTTTCAGCCTCCTTTTACTCTCCGCCTTGATGGCGTTGTGTGAGTTGCTGATTGCCGGGCTTGTATCTTTGCTTGCTATGGTTTTTGGGTCACCGAAAACTATTCACAGCTACAACCCGATGCTATGGATTCGGCAGCATGCGAATTTTACTTTTTGGGAAGATGTCCGTTTGTTCGCGCTTGCAGTTCTGGTTTTTGTTTTTATTGCAATCGCTTTGAAAAATATTTTGCTGATTATACAGCAGTGGAACATTTCCAGTTTTTCAGAATCTATAGGAAAAGTCGCTAAGGAGCGGGTTTTTAGGTTTTATCTGCGTGCTCCATATATGTGGATCATGCGTACTGGGGTGTCGGATTTGCGGTTTGGGCTTCACGCCAGCAATCAGTTGTCGCTGTCTGTACTTGCCGCTTTGCAGATATTTGCAAATGTGTTGCTGATGGGGGGGCTGCTTGCGGGGTTGATGGCTGTCTCACCGGTTACATCACTGATGCTTTTGGGTGTGTTGGGGGGGGGAGGGGCTGTCATTATGAAAACTATCCGGGTTTCTTTAGATAGACTTTCTCAAGCCTCATTCGGGGCGGACAGCACTGTACACAAGATTACCCACCTTGCGCTCCACGGTTTGAAGGAAATGCGGCTTTATGGGCGGGATGCTGAGCTTTTAGCTTCTTATGAGAATGGGCTATCTGCTTACCGTCGGGCTAAGGTTCACGCTCAAACATGGCAGAGGGTCCCGGTTGCTTGCCTAGAAAGCTTGGGAGTTGGGTCGTTGTTGTGTGTCATGCTCTATTTGCTTTTTGTGCAACACTTAGACATACATAGAATTTCAGGAATTGTGGGGTTTGTGGCTGCGGCGGCATGGCGCGGATTGCCTGTGGCCAGCAGGCTTGTGGATTCCATTGTGGTCATGCGACAAGGGGGGCCGTATCTGCATGCGGTTGCACAGCTTCTTGAGCTTGAGAAGACTATGGAACCGTCGTTGCTGTATTCACAAGTGGCCGATAAGTCTTCCGTTTCGTATCAGAGCAGCATTGTGTTTGACAAGGTAACATTTCAATACCCAGGTGCGACTGCACCCGCAATTCGCGATGTAAGCTTGGTAATGCCAAAAGGAACAACTATTGGCATTGTTGGCGTTTCGGGTTCAGGAAAAAGCACTCTTGTGAACTTGCTGACGGGTCTACTTCAGCCGAATTCCGGAAGTGTACGTATTGATGGTGTTCCTCTGTGCAGGGAGAATTTTTCGACATGGCTTCAGTATGTAGGTTATGTCGCCCAAGCCCCATATATTTTTGATGCATCTCTAGCAGAGAACATAGGCCTTGTGTGCTGGGGAGAGGATGTTGACAGGGAGCGTGTTTTAGAATGTTGTCGTATGGCGTCTCTCGATTTTGTGGACGACTTAGAGGATGGAATCGACACAATTCTAGGTGACCGAGGTACGCGTCTTTCTGGTGGCCAAGCGCAACGAGTTGCCATTGCAAGAGCTTTATATGCTTCACCTGAACTCATTATCTTTGATGAAGCAACAAGTGCGCTTGATATGAAGAACGAAAAAGCGATTATTGAAACGATACTGTCGTTACGGAGTCAAGTTACAATGATTATTATCGCTCACCGTTTGACTACGGTTGAAGGATGTGACCATGTAATTTGGCTTGATAAAGGCAGTGTGCGTGCGGCTGGTGAAAGTGTCGCGGTCTTGGCTGAATATAGGGAGTCATTACACGCTGCTGAGCAGATCGAATATTGTGATAGGTAA
- a CDS encoding response regulator has product MVFEDAGTAREAALEAEIAQLREERDAARAAERTLRDILTSIPDLLTVHDRAEQVVFSNWQGDNVRWETQGGDQHGRSCFGCYFRGEKSCDACQIAEVFDTGRQKIIELYNPDSRTFRSITVFPVRNAAGEVAMVAEYVRDVTETRRMERELRVAKEAAEAADKAKSEFLASMSHEIRTPMNGVLGMLDLALDTPLDEEQREFLEAAQNSAESLLALINDILDFSKIEAGMVELDSQVFRLRKRLSTLHTMFVHRAEEKGLGFAFLVPEDVPDGLVGDPMRLRQVLVNLLDNALKFTEQGRVSLAVHAVEATPESTLLEFSVTDSGPGILDKHREHIFERFVQADGSLSRRHKGTGLGLAICKRLALLMGGDIRVDSATGQGSTFHFTARFDTARLEGEEAARAPVQTPEPECRARILVAEDHPMNLMFIEKFLQKQGYEVQSVTDGSEVVPALRKQEFDLVLMDIAMPVMDGMEATRMVRKAQGMATSSGVPIIAMTAHAMKGDREQFLAAGMDDYIGKPINSDNLRSLLLKHIQKCRRNGAAGNGAA; this is encoded by the coding sequence ATGGTGTTCGAAGATGCCGGAACGGCACGCGAGGCCGCGCTGGAGGCGGAGATTGCGCAATTGCGGGAAGAACGTGACGCCGCGCGCGCGGCAGAGCGCACCCTGCGCGACATTCTGACCTCCATTCCCGACCTGCTGACGGTGCACGACCGGGCGGAACAGGTGGTGTTCAGCAACTGGCAGGGCGACAACGTGCGCTGGGAGACGCAGGGCGGCGACCAGCACGGCAGAAGCTGCTTCGGGTGCTATTTCCGTGGTGAGAAGTCCTGCGATGCCTGTCAGATAGCAGAGGTGTTCGACACCGGACGCCAGAAGATCATCGAGTTGTACAACCCCGATTCGCGTACCTTCCGTTCCATCACCGTGTTTCCGGTGCGCAACGCCGCCGGTGAGGTGGCCATGGTGGCGGAATACGTGCGCGACGTGACCGAAACCCGCCGCATGGAGCGCGAACTGCGCGTGGCCAAGGAGGCCGCCGAGGCGGCGGACAAGGCCAAGAGCGAGTTCCTGGCCTCCATGAGCCACGAGATACGCACCCCGATGAACGGCGTGCTGGGCATGCTGGACCTGGCGCTGGACACCCCGCTGGACGAGGAACAGCGCGAATTCCTGGAGGCGGCGCAGAATTCCGCCGAATCGCTGCTGGCGCTCATCAACGACATTCTCGACTTTTCCAAGATCGAGGCGGGCATGGTGGAACTGGACAGCCAGGTTTTCCGCCTGCGCAAGCGCCTGTCCACCCTGCACACCATGTTCGTGCACCGGGCCGAGGAAAAGGGCCTGGGTTTTGCCTTTCTGGTGCCGGAAGACGTGCCCGACGGCCTTGTGGGCGACCCCATGCGGCTGCGCCAGGTGCTGGTGAACCTGCTGGACAATGCCCTGAAGTTTACCGAACAGGGCCGCGTTTCGCTTGCCGTGCACGCCGTGGAAGCCACGCCGGAATCGACGCTGCTGGAATTTTCCGTCACAGATTCCGGCCCCGGCATTCTGGACAAGCACCGCGAACATATCTTCGAGCGGTTCGTGCAGGCGGATGGATCGCTGTCGCGCCGTCACAAGGGCACGGGCCTTGGGCTGGCCATCTGCAAACGGCTGGCCCTGCTCATGGGCGGGGACATCCGCGTGGACAGCGCGACGGGGCAGGGCAGCACCTTTCACTTCACGGCCCGCTTCGATACGGCGCGCCTGGAAGGCGAGGAGGCCGCACGCGCGCCGGTGCAGACGCCCGAGCCGGAATGCCGGGCGCGTATCCTGGTGGCGGAAGACCACCCCATGAACCTGATGTTCATCGAGAAATTTCTGCAAAAGCAAGGCTATGAGGTGCAGTCCGTGACGGACGGCAGCGAAGTGGTGCCCGCGCTGCGCAAGCAGGAATTCGATCTGGTGCTGATGGACATCGCCATGCCGGTCATGGACGGCATGGAGGCCACCCGCATGGTGCGGAAGGCCCAGGGCATGGCCACCAGCAGCGGCGTGCCCATCATCGCCATGACCGCCCACGCCATGAAGGGTGACCGCGAGCAGTTTCTGGCGGCGGGCATGGACGACTACATCGGAAAGCCCATCAATTCCGACAATCTGCGCAGCCTGCTGCTGAAGCACATTCAGAAGTGTCGCCGGAACGGGGCAGCGGGCAACGGAGCGGCATAG
- a CDS encoding alpha-1,2-fucosyltransferase produces the protein MTSHVVVAAIRGGLGNQMFQYAAGRALASRLGVELKLDLSWFSSVPCGATPRRFMLDAFPNINIVEATGRECESLIYAPGSFFARLLRWPRRYAQSYYVEPHFGYWEGFEQIVSPAYLLGYWQNERYFSGFAEIIRHDFGFPPLPSGVVKEVAGHIRGSRHAVAVHIRRGDYVSNPSTFQWHGLCVLDYYYAALEVIAAQIGSAPELFLFSDDPGWVRENFDTRGMSSVVLDFQAHVDAPCYDMHLMSLCTHHVIANSSFSWWGAWLSGGNGVICAPNRWFADERRKYDNPSPYAWVRL, from the coding sequence ATGACCTCCCATGTGGTTGTCGCTGCCATTCGCGGCGGACTAGGGAACCAGATGTTTCAGTATGCTGCCGGGCGGGCACTGGCCTCGCGTCTTGGTGTTGAGTTGAAGCTTGATCTGTCTTGGTTTTCCTCTGTCCCCTGTGGCGCTACGCCTCGTCGCTTTATGCTCGATGCGTTTCCAAATATTAACATAGTCGAGGCAACTGGGCGTGAATGTGAGAGTTTGATTTATGCCCCCGGCAGTTTTTTTGCTCGCCTGTTACGTTGGCCCCGTCGCTATGCCCAGAGTTATTATGTAGAGCCCCACTTTGGGTATTGGGAAGGCTTTGAGCAAATTGTTTCGCCCGCATATCTTTTGGGTTACTGGCAAAACGAACGTTATTTCAGCGGCTTTGCCGAGATCATACGGCATGATTTTGGTTTTCCTCCCTTGCCTTCTGGTGTGGTCAAGGAGGTTGCTGGCCATATTCGTGGCTCCCGTCATGCTGTGGCCGTGCATATTCGCAGAGGCGATTACGTCTCCAATCCTTCGACTTTTCAGTGGCACGGCCTGTGTGTTTTGGACTATTATTATGCTGCGCTAGAAGTAATTGCAGCACAAATTGGTTCCGCACCGGAATTGTTTCTTTTTAGTGATGACCCAGGTTGGGTGCGTGAAAATTTTGATACACGCGGCATGTCTTCTGTTGTCTTGGATTTTCAGGCGCATGTTGATGCTCCTTGTTATGATATGCATCTTATGAGTCTATGCACGCACCATGTTATCGCGAATAGCTCTTTTTCTTGGTGGGGGGCTTGGCTTTCAGGTGGGAATGGGGTTATCTGTGCGCCCAATCGGTGGTTTGCTGATGAAAGAAGAAAATATGACAACCCTTCTCCATATGCTTGGGTACGGCTATGA